One region of Aurantimonas sp. HBX-1 genomic DNA includes:
- a CDS encoding M23 family metallopeptidase: MTPPSPAPARRRLVAAILAALAATYGTPRVASGQSGSPALTLPIHCNLGTDCFVQQMPDIDPGPAATDPLCGDATYDGHEGWDFRVRTMVDVARGVPVIAVADGIVLRVRDGLPDRIVVAPGEVAEPWQGQECGNGVVVAHSGGLTSQYCHLRMGSVVVRPGVQVMRGAQLGLVGSSGLAQFPHVHLGLRRNGRDVEPLTGRDLSDAAVCRQLKAELFAEPVRQLLERPADAILDAGLSDEPPTLPGLVAGAKPTATAGGEGTLAWVWAINLQKGDRFQVKIVHPDGSTLVDQLTEPLPRRKANYLAYAGRRRPLVAGTYSVEIDLLRANASAASVQMSVDVDG; the protein is encoded by the coding sequence ATGACGCCTCCGTCCCCCGCGCCAGCTCGTCGCCGACTTGTGGCAGCAATCCTCGCCGCGCTCGCTGCCACTTACGGGACGCCACGCGTCGCAAGCGGCCAGTCGGGTTCCCCAGCGCTGACGCTGCCCATCCACTGCAACCTCGGAACCGACTGCTTCGTCCAGCAGATGCCCGACATCGATCCCGGTCCCGCCGCAACCGATCCGCTTTGCGGGGACGCAACCTATGACGGCCACGAAGGCTGGGACTTCAGGGTGCGTACCATGGTCGACGTGGCAAGGGGCGTTCCAGTGATCGCGGTGGCAGATGGCATTGTTCTGCGGGTTCGCGACGGGCTCCCGGACCGCATTGTCGTGGCTCCGGGAGAGGTCGCTGAGCCATGGCAGGGCCAGGAGTGCGGCAATGGTGTCGTCGTCGCACATAGTGGCGGACTAACCTCGCAATACTGTCACCTACGAATGGGCAGCGTCGTGGTGCGACCCGGCGTACAGGTCATGCGGGGAGCGCAACTAGGCCTCGTGGGTTCGTCCGGCCTCGCCCAGTTTCCGCACGTCCATCTCGGTCTGCGTCGGAACGGTCGGGATGTCGAACCCCTGACGGGTCGCGATCTCTCTGATGCGGCCGTCTGCAGGCAGTTGAAGGCCGAGCTGTTTGCCGAGCCAGTCCGGCAATTGCTGGAGCGACCGGCTGACGCCATCCTCGATGCCGGGCTATCTGACGAGCCTCCCACCTTGCCAGGTCTTGTGGCCGGCGCAAAGCCGACGGCGACAGCCGGGGGCGAGGGAACTCTCGCCTGGGTATGGGCGATCAACCTGCAGAAAGGGGATCGCTTTCAGGTGAAGATCGTCCATCCGGATGGGTCGACACTGGTCGACCAACTGACTGAGCCGCTGCCGCGGCGCAAAGCCAACTACCTCGCTTATGCAGGCCGGCGTCGGCCTTTGGTGGCTGGCACCTACAGTGTCGAGATCGACCTGCTCAGGGCCAACGCTTCGGCAGCTTCGGTGCAGATGTCCGTCGACGTGGATGGATAG
- a CDS encoding SCO family protein, which translates to MTEWRNIVALVIGVLAIACTSDSKAGSSRYNADYFTNRPVVNQNGETLRFYDDLIEDRIVVVSFIYTNCPDLCPLTTARLAEVQRRLIEGGTTNVSFVSLSVDPERDTPERLKAFADAFDIGPGWTFVTGAPADMKVINRALGDRSRSLWEHRNEVVLGNDRTGEWTRNSTFGDLERLVVDIRAMDPEWRRTGQALSDRSMSREAVAGQISSQPGQALYKKLCAGCHTIGAGDRAGPDLLGATKRRDHDWLVSFIRNPDRKRANADPELAALIARFPGVRMPILGLSDNDAADLLAHIDAVSSSLFRERELEALRNPHHDHGEVHRASDDDATEHDMEQHDGHHGRGRGRGRGSDHD; encoded by the coding sequence ATGACAGAGTGGAGAAACATTGTTGCATTGGTAATTGGCGTCCTTGCAATCGCGTGCACGAGCGACTCCAAGGCGGGATCCTCTCGTTACAACGCCGACTATTTCACGAACCGTCCGGTCGTCAACCAGAACGGCGAGACGCTGCGTTTCTACGACGACCTCATCGAGGATCGCATCGTCGTCGTCAGCTTCATCTACACGAATTGCCCCGATCTCTGCCCGTTGACGACGGCCCGTCTCGCGGAAGTGCAGCGCCGCCTGATCGAGGGAGGCACCACGAATGTCTCGTTCGTCTCGCTCAGCGTCGACCCGGAGCGGGATACGCCCGAACGGCTTAAGGCCTTTGCGGATGCATTCGACATCGGGCCAGGCTGGACCTTCGTCACCGGCGCGCCGGCGGACATGAAGGTCATCAACCGTGCGCTCGGCGACAGGAGCCGGTCGCTGTGGGAGCATCGCAACGAGGTGGTGCTCGGCAACGACCGGACGGGAGAATGGACCCGGAACAGCACCTTCGGCGACCTCGAACGCCTCGTCGTCGACATTCGTGCGATGGATCCCGAGTGGCGACGGACCGGCCAGGCACTGTCGGACCGGTCGATGTCGCGCGAAGCGGTCGCCGGCCAGATCAGCAGCCAGCCGGGGCAGGCACTCTACAAGAAGCTCTGCGCTGGCTGCCACACGATCGGCGCCGGTGATCGGGCGGGTCCCGACCTGCTCGGGGCGACGAAGCGGCGCGACCATGACTGGCTCGTTTCCTTCATCCGCAATCCGGACCGCAAGCGTGCGAACGCCGACCCGGAGCTTGCGGCCCTCATCGCCCGTTTTCCGGGAGTGCGCATGCCCATTCTCGGGCTGTCGGACAACGACGCCGCGGATCTCCTCGCCCATATCGATGCGGTCAGTTCCTCGCTTTTCAGGGAGCGGGAACTGGAGGCGCTCCGCAATCCCCACCACGACCATGGCGAGGTGCATCGCGCCAGCGACGACGACGCAACCGAACACGACATGGAGCAGCACGATGGCCATCATGGACGTGGTCGTGGGCGTGGCCGCGGTTCGGATCACGACTGA
- the gspG gene encoding type II secretion system major pseudopilin GspG, with translation MTRQDAIAHRPRRKSDSLQPRDRDGGFTLVELLVVLVILSLVMGLVGPRVLNYLGDARAKTAQMQIESLSSALDLFFLDIGRYPTEREGLTALIEPGSIPGWNGPYVHQSRVPVDPWGQPYQYRSTATGAAFDIRTLGPDGSGGGGGSIDITSR, from the coding sequence ATGACCCGGCAGGACGCCATTGCCCATCGCCCACGACGCAAGTCGGATTCCCTGCAACCGCGGGATCGCGACGGCGGATTCACGCTCGTCGAATTGCTGGTCGTCCTCGTCATTCTCAGTCTGGTGATGGGTCTGGTAGGGCCGCGGGTGCTGAACTATCTCGGCGATGCCCGCGCCAAGACCGCGCAGATGCAGATCGAGTCCCTTTCGTCGGCACTCGATCTGTTCTTTCTGGATATCGGACGATACCCCACTGAACGGGAAGGCCTGACAGCGTTGATCGAGCCCGGCAGCATCCCGGGCTGGAACGGCCCTTACGTGCATCAATCGAGAGTGCCGGTGGATCCCTGGGGGCAACCCTATCAGTACCGATCCACGGCGACCGGAGCCGCGTTCGACATCCGCACGCTGGGTCCGGACGGCAGCGGAGGCGGCGGTGGGTCGATCGACATCACGAGCCGCTGA
- a CDS encoding type II secretion system F family protein: MADFAFQALSSAGNVVVGTLEGASRAAIVIELERRSLLPIEIVESTGSTRPTEFAITSIFSHQPSAGDVTRVTEDLSALLAAGVTLDRAILIISQTAAKPVIAYLLRDLHRSISRGQSFAEATACHPSAFPANYVKIVQVAEASGTLPETLAVLARERQRNEELRRRISSALAYPGFLAAAAVGVLAFVLAVVIPEFDRALSGSAAAADGAAQTIFLLSRAFRANGTEIAVLAIIVLLAGLWAVRSRPIRERSYEAICRLPGLRRLASDARTVTFCANLGLLIRSDVDISSALRLIRDTMVFDRDRQSIDAVLAEVRQGRRLSDTLETRPLLPAYAVHMLRVGEESGLGPAAMRTAAYYEARLDRGMTRAVAILGPTILLLVSLVIAWIIISVMTALLSMNEMIL; this comes from the coding sequence ATGGCGGACTTCGCCTTCCAGGCACTGTCATCCGCCGGCAACGTCGTGGTCGGGACGCTCGAGGGCGCTTCCAGGGCCGCGATCGTCATCGAACTCGAGCGACGGTCGCTGCTTCCCATTGAGATCGTTGAGAGCACGGGATCCACTCGCCCCACCGAGTTCGCGATCACCTCGATCTTCTCCCATCAACCAAGCGCCGGCGACGTCACGCGCGTCACCGAGGACCTGTCTGCTCTTCTCGCCGCTGGCGTTACATTGGATCGGGCGATTCTGATCATATCGCAGACGGCCGCGAAGCCCGTCATCGCCTACCTGCTGCGGGATCTGCATCGATCCATTTCGAGGGGGCAGAGTTTCGCCGAGGCAACCGCTTGCCATCCGTCCGCCTTCCCCGCGAACTACGTCAAGATCGTCCAGGTCGCCGAAGCTTCGGGAACCCTGCCGGAGACGCTCGCCGTTCTTGCTCGCGAGCGACAGCGCAACGAGGAACTCCGGCGCCGGATTTCCTCGGCTCTCGCTTATCCTGGCTTCCTCGCAGCAGCCGCCGTCGGCGTACTGGCGTTCGTGCTGGCTGTGGTCATTCCCGAATTTGACCGCGCCCTTTCCGGAAGCGCAGCCGCGGCGGATGGCGCGGCGCAGACGATATTCCTGCTGTCTCGCGCATTCCGGGCCAACGGCACCGAGATTGCAGTCCTCGCGATCATCGTGCTGCTGGCGGGCCTGTGGGCTGTGCGCAGCCGACCGATCAGAGAGCGCAGCTATGAAGCCATTTGCCGGCTTCCGGGTCTCAGAAGGCTCGCGTCCGATGCCCGCACCGTCACGTTCTGCGCCAATCTCGGCCTGCTGATCCGCAGCGACGTCGACATTTCCTCCGCCCTCAGACTTATCCGCGACACGATGGTCTTCGACCGCGATCGCCAGTCGATCGACGCCGTGCTGGCAGAGGTCCGCCAGGGCAGAAGGTTGAGCGACACGCTGGAGACCCGGCCGCTGCTGCCGGCCTATGCCGTCCACATGCTGCGGGTCGGAGAGGAGTCGGGGTTGGGTCCCGCGGCGATGCGGACGGCGGCTTATTACGAAGCACGGCTGGATCGCGGCATGACCCGCGCCGTCGCCATCCTCGGTCCGACCATCCTTTTGCTCGTCAGCCTCGTGATCGCATGGATCATCATTTCGGTGATGACTGCGCTGCTTTCTATGAACGAGATGATCCTATGA
- a CDS encoding HlyD family type I secretion periplasmic adaptor subunit, whose product MSGLQKASGSEAAQTQAVTQFGIRSRIVASGLLATFLIVGCGGWAAQASLSGAIIAQGKVTVKKQVKEIQHRDGGIVGAILVTNGDVVKAGDVLIRLDETQTKAELGVISSQLSELIGRQARLRAERDGAKTVLFDPAFETAAATAAIAEGERRLFADNRATREAQRDQLQSQIEQYGEQVKGLESQRQSNAVERQMIAEDLARLAPLVERQLVEGTRTRLMERDLAKIDGLKGEIEANIARVMGQISEARMKIIELDQQVRTDAQRELRDVDARIAELSERIVAAKDRLSRMDLRAPIDGFVNDLKIHTVNGVIAPGETVMGIVPDGEELVVEARLAPTDIDQVTVGQDVKLRFSAFNQRTTPEIDGRVDIVGAAATLDPASGQTFYLSTIAITDEDRGLGEHLLVPGMPVEVFFKTGDRSALSYLVKPFSDQMMRSFRED is encoded by the coding sequence ATGAGTGGCTTACAGAAGGCAAGCGGTAGCGAGGCAGCCCAGACGCAGGCCGTTACGCAGTTTGGCATTCGCTCGCGAATCGTCGCGTCCGGGCTCCTTGCGACATTTCTGATCGTTGGCTGCGGTGGCTGGGCGGCGCAGGCCAGCCTGTCCGGCGCGATCATCGCCCAGGGCAAGGTCACGGTGAAGAAGCAGGTCAAAGAGATCCAGCATCGCGACGGCGGCATTGTCGGGGCGATCCTCGTTACCAATGGCGACGTGGTAAAGGCTGGTGACGTGCTCATCCGCCTCGACGAAACCCAGACCAAGGCCGAACTCGGCGTGATTTCCTCGCAATTGTCGGAACTGATCGGCCGCCAGGCACGCCTGCGCGCCGAGCGCGACGGCGCCAAGACCGTGCTATTCGACCCGGCCTTCGAGACCGCAGCCGCCACAGCGGCGATCGCCGAGGGCGAGCGGCGGCTGTTTGCGGACAACCGTGCAACTCGCGAAGCCCAGCGCGACCAGCTGCAGTCGCAGATCGAGCAGTATGGCGAGCAGGTCAAGGGGCTTGAATCGCAGCGCCAGTCGAACGCCGTCGAGCGCCAGATGATCGCCGAGGACCTCGCCCGCCTTGCACCCCTGGTCGAGCGGCAACTGGTCGAGGGCACCAGGACGCGTCTGATGGAGCGGGACCTTGCCAAGATCGACGGGCTGAAGGGCGAGATCGAGGCGAACATCGCACGGGTCATGGGCCAGATCAGCGAAGCCCGGATGAAGATCATCGAGCTCGACCAGCAGGTGCGCACCGACGCCCAGCGCGAGCTTCGCGATGTCGACGCCCGCATAGCCGAACTCTCGGAACGCATCGTCGCCGCGAAGGATCGCCTGTCGCGCATGGATCTTCGGGCTCCGATAGATGGCTTCGTCAACGACCTCAAGATCCACACCGTCAACGGTGTCATTGCGCCCGGAGAGACCGTCATGGGCATCGTGCCGGACGGCGAGGAACTCGTCGTGGAGGCCAGGCTCGCTCCGACGGACATCGACCAGGTGACCGTCGGTCAGGACGTCAAGCTGCGCTTCTCGGCCTTCAACCAGCGCACCACGCCGGAGATCGACGGAAGGGTCGACATCGTCGGCGCGGCCGCCACCCTCGATCCGGCCAGCGGCCAGACCTTCTATCTCTCCACCATCGCCATTACCGACGAGGATCGCGGCCTCGGCGAACATCTTCTCGTCCCGGGCATGCCCGTAGAGGTGTTCTTCAAGACCGGCGATCGTTCCGCCCTGTCATACCTGGTCAAGCCGTTCAGTGACCAGATGATGCGGTCCTTCCGCGAGGACTAG
- a CDS encoding prepilin-type N-terminal cleavage/methylation domain-containing protein, with the protein MGRSTSRAADPCGGFALLELVIALAIAAMIAAVALPRLLPMRGLADLREAATGVATVLLIDRNGAARTGAEVATTLDFSTGVVSSGMQSASIKIPDGIALELGQAGRVIREGNALIRFAPGGRSSGGVLTLRWQRAAAEVYINPLTSSVTIDASRPRAVR; encoded by the coding sequence GTGGGTCGATCGACATCACGAGCCGCTGACCCCTGCGGTGGCTTCGCCCTCCTGGAACTCGTGATTGCGCTGGCGATCGCCGCCATGATCGCAGCGGTCGCCTTGCCGCGTCTTCTGCCGATGAGAGGACTTGCCGATTTGCGGGAAGCGGCGACGGGGGTTGCGACCGTTCTGCTGATCGACCGAAATGGTGCAGCGCGAACGGGCGCCGAGGTGGCGACCACGCTCGACTTTTCCACGGGCGTTGTCAGTTCAGGCATGCAGTCAGCAAGCATCAAGATTCCGGATGGCATCGCTTTGGAGTTGGGGCAGGCCGGACGCGTGATACGTGAGGGAAATGCCCTCATCCGATTTGCGCCCGGCGGGCGGTCTTCTGGAGGGGTTCTGACGCTGAGGTGGCAGCGGGCCGCGGCAGAAGTCTACATCAATCCCCTGACGTCGAGCGTCACCATCGATGCGAGCCGGCCGAGGGCGGTCCGATGA
- a CDS encoding multicopper oxidase family protein, with product MYISQGASRARRREAERARENRAEIVRALNQEQVTRRELFRWGLFTTVGTLAMVNGLSPFARSALADVPTGAPRSPLFGAQKFTTEFHRCQLQTPIPLQRKVAANGESIARFPGKLGELPARRKSYHTQFSRNPADPRFRNARTGRGPIEGRPPGEIFAHQRWEEYFPEVGYIMSIGQCAGDTYMHEYFPYQNPDSFWCYGSGRDATGSMPPFLIKARYGEPMLTRVYNNMPTDRAQNNGFGRNETQLHFHNAHNGAESDGAANVHHFPGTFYDYRWSTTLARADKINVDASDRRASGPDGNGGLTLVPGDFREIQGSMWAHDHRFFFTAENVYKGNFGAINYYSGPDRGNEELEDGVNLRLPSGTLLDWGNTDFDVNLVIWDCCYDASGQLFFDIFDTEGMLGDIPSVNGSFAPFFEVLPRKYRFRLLNASMSRFWKIGLADAQGRAVPVHFIANDGNLVVTPLQLATLGPQGMGERFDIVVDFSQFRVGDRLYLVNQALHRDGRRMKEELSLQRALRGDEKDPVVGAFMEFRIVDTVESVDVPGVFHRASDPDKSRVPPVLTEHIPIVAPVRTRHVEFKKSGGDSRGPDGKCIPDCPEYATFPWTIRIDGEDHHSMNANRISMLIPAPGEVEHWTYENGGGGWDHPIHLHFEEGITMSRKGMPLPDTERLARKDVWRLGEGGSVTFQVQFGEFGGSYVNHCHNTVHEDFAMLARIQVLSGVAGSPQSSITPTPNPTPDGVFFTDPEILPEGLPRGWSDESVRAAQLQASIASDDDDGSDDD from the coding sequence ATGTACATCTCGCAGGGAGCATCAAGAGCGCGTCGCCGCGAAGCGGAACGAGCCCGGGAAAATCGAGCAGAAATTGTCCGGGCGCTCAATCAGGAGCAGGTCACCCGGAGGGAACTGTTCAGATGGGGCCTCTTTACCACAGTTGGGACGCTGGCGATGGTCAATGGGTTGAGTCCCTTCGCCCGCAGCGCCCTTGCCGACGTTCCGACTGGCGCTCCGCGTAGCCCGCTATTTGGCGCCCAGAAATTTACGACGGAATTTCATCGTTGCCAGTTGCAGACTCCGATCCCGCTTCAGCGAAAGGTCGCAGCAAACGGCGAGTCGATCGCCAGGTTCCCCGGCAAGTTGGGCGAACTGCCAGCCCGGCGAAAATCCTATCACACGCAGTTCTCGCGGAATCCGGCCGATCCCCGCTTCCGCAATGCGCGCACCGGCCGCGGCCCGATCGAGGGACGTCCGCCGGGGGAAATCTTTGCCCATCAACGCTGGGAAGAATACTTTCCTGAAGTCGGCTACATCATGTCGATCGGCCAGTGCGCCGGCGATACCTACATGCACGAGTACTTCCCTTACCAAAATCCCGACAGCTTCTGGTGCTACGGCTCGGGCCGGGATGCCACCGGAAGCATGCCGCCCTTCCTGATAAAGGCTCGCTACGGCGAGCCGATGCTGACCCGCGTCTATAACAACATGCCCACCGACCGGGCGCAGAACAACGGCTTTGGTCGCAACGAGACGCAGTTGCACTTCCACAATGCACATAATGGCGCCGAGAGCGACGGCGCAGCCAACGTTCACCATTTTCCGGGAACGTTCTACGACTATCGCTGGAGCACGACGCTGGCCCGCGCCGACAAGATCAATGTCGACGCGTCGGATCGCCGGGCGTCGGGACCGGACGGAAACGGCGGCCTCACACTTGTCCCGGGCGACTTCCGCGAGATCCAGGGTTCAATGTGGGCGCACGACCACCGTTTCTTCTTCACGGCGGAGAACGTCTACAAGGGAAATTTTGGCGCCATCAACTACTACAGCGGCCCCGATCGCGGGAACGAAGAACTGGAAGACGGGGTCAATCTGCGGCTGCCGAGCGGAACGCTGCTCGACTGGGGCAACACCGACTTCGACGTGAATCTGGTGATCTGGGACTGCTGCTACGACGCCAGCGGCCAGTTGTTTTTCGACATCTTCGACACCGAGGGCATGCTCGGTGACATCCCCTCCGTCAATGGCTCGTTCGCGCCGTTCTTCGAGGTGCTGCCCCGTAAATACCGGTTCCGCCTCCTCAATGCCAGCATGTCGCGCTTCTGGAAGATCGGACTTGCCGATGCACAGGGCAGGGCGGTTCCGGTCCACTTCATTGCCAACGACGGCAACCTGGTCGTCACCCCGCTGCAACTCGCCACGCTCGGGCCGCAGGGCATGGGTGAACGCTTCGACATCGTCGTCGACTTCTCCCAGTTCCGAGTGGGCGACAGACTCTACCTGGTCAATCAGGCACTCCATCGCGACGGTCGCCGCATGAAAGAGGAACTTTCCCTGCAGCGGGCGCTGCGCGGTGACGAAAAGGATCCGGTGGTGGGCGCCTTCATGGAGTTCCGGATCGTCGACACGGTGGAAAGCGTCGACGTCCCCGGCGTGTTCCATAGGGCGAGCGACCCGGACAAGAGTCGGGTTCCTCCGGTTTTGACCGAACATATTCCGATCGTCGCACCGGTCCGTACCCGACATGTGGAGTTCAAAAAGTCCGGTGGCGACTCCCGTGGGCCGGACGGCAAGTGCATCCCCGACTGCCCGGAATACGCGACCTTCCCCTGGACCATTCGCATCGACGGCGAAGACCATCATTCGATGAATGCCAACCGGATCTCGATGCTGATCCCGGCTCCGGGCGAGGTCGAGCACTGGACCTACGAAAACGGCGGCGGCGGCTGGGATCACCCGATCCATCTGCACTTCGAGGAAGGCATCACGATGAGTCGCAAGGGGATGCCCTTGCCGGATACGGAGCGCCTGGCGCGCAAGGACGTCTGGCGACTCGGCGAAGGCGGCAGCGTCACCTTCCAGGTCCAGTTCGGAGAATTCGGCGGGTCTTACGTGAACCACTGCCATAATACCGTCCACGAGGACTTTGCCATGCTGGCAAGGATCCAGGTCCTATCGGGGGTCGCCGGCTCGCCCCAGTCCTCGATCACCCCGACACCAAATCCGACGCCGGACGGGGTGTTCTTCACCGACCCCGAGATATTGCCAGAGGGGCTGCCCCGCGGCTGGAGCGACGAGAGCGTGCGCGCGGCACAACTCCAGGCATCGATCGCCAGCGATGACGATGATGGAAGCGACGATGATTGA